One region of Sphingomonas kaistensis genomic DNA includes:
- the accC gene encoding acetyl-CoA carboxylase biotin carboxylase subunit — MRPINKLLIANRGEIALRILRAAKEHGIRTVAVHSTADADAMHVRLADEAVCIGPPAARDSYLNIPNIISAAEIVHADAIHPGYGFLSENAQFAEIVELHNIIWVGPKPEHIRVMGDKVEAKRTAAKLGLPLVPGSPGPISDLDEAKAIAEEIGYPVLIKAASGGGGRGMKVVPDPDQLETLMAQASSEANAAFGDPTVYMEKYLGDPKHIEYQIFGDGEGGAIHLGERDCSVQRRHQKVIEEAPSPVVSAAQRAEMGERVRKAMADMGYRGAGTIEFLYENGEFYFIEMNTRLQVEHPVTEMISGLDLVAEQLRIAEGRGLSVTQDQVVLKGHSIECRINAEDPVTFAPSPGLVKNFVAPGGFQTRVDSGLYSGYKVPPYYDSMIGKLIVWGEDRDAAICRLRRALEEFVIDGPKTNVPLHQRILKEPAFASGDYTIKWLERWLEEQREA; from the coding sequence ATGCGCCCGATCAACAAGCTGCTGATCGCCAATCGCGGCGAGATTGCGCTCCGCATCCTGCGCGCCGCCAAGGAACATGGCATCCGCACGGTTGCGGTGCACTCGACCGCGGACGCCGACGCCATGCACGTCCGTCTGGCCGACGAGGCGGTGTGCATCGGGCCGCCCGCGGCGCGTGACAGCTACCTCAACATTCCCAACATCATTTCGGCGGCCGAGATCGTCCACGCCGACGCGATCCACCCCGGCTACGGCTTCCTGTCCGAAAACGCCCAGTTCGCCGAGATCGTCGAGCTGCACAACATCATCTGGGTCGGCCCCAAGCCCGAGCATATCCGGGTGATGGGCGACAAGGTCGAGGCCAAGCGCACCGCCGCCAAGCTCGGCTTGCCGCTGGTCCCCGGTTCGCCGGGCCCGATCAGCGACCTCGACGAGGCCAAGGCGATTGCCGAGGAGATCGGCTATCCGGTGCTGATCAAGGCCGCGTCGGGCGGCGGCGGCCGCGGCATGAAGGTGGTGCCGGACCCCGACCAACTCGAAACCCTGATGGCGCAGGCTTCGTCGGAGGCGAATGCCGCCTTCGGTGACCCGACCGTCTACATGGAAAAGTATCTCGGCGACCCCAAGCACATCGAATATCAGATCTTCGGTGACGGCGAGGGCGGCGCGATCCACCTCGGCGAGCGCGACTGTTCGGTCCAGCGTCGCCACCAGAAGGTGATCGAGGAGGCCCCCTCCCCGGTCGTCTCCGCCGCCCAGCGCGCCGAGATGGGCGAGCGGGTCCGCAAGGCGATGGCCGACATGGGCTATCGCGGCGCCGGGACCATCGAGTTCCTCTACGAGAACGGCGAATTCTACTTCATCGAGATGAATACCCGGCTGCAGGTCGAGCATCCGGTGACCGAGATGATCAGCGGCCTCGATCTCGTCGCCGAACAGCTTCGCATCGCCGAAGGCCGCGGCCTGTCGGTCACGCAGGATCAGGTCGTGCTGAAGGGCCATTCGATCGAATGCCGGATCAACGCCGAGGATCCCGTGACCTTCGCCCCCTCGCCGGGGCTGGTGAAGAACTTCGTCGCGCCCGGCGGCTTTCAGACCCGCGTCGATAGTGGCCTCTATTCGGGCTATAAGGTGCCGCCCTACTACGACAGCATGATCGGCAAGCTGATCGTGTGGGGCGAGGACCGCGATGCCGCCATCTGCCGCCTCCGCCGCGCGCTCGAGGAGTTCGTGATCGACGGTCCCAAGACCAACGTGCCGCTCCATCAGCGCATCCTCAAGGAACCGGCGTTCGCGTCCGGCGACTATACGATCAAGTGGCTGGAGCGCTGGCTGGAGGAGCAACGGGAGGCCTGA
- the aroQ gene encoding type II 3-dehydroquinate dehydratase produces MRTILVLNGPNLNRLGTREPEVYGSDTLDDIAAGLHQQASGLNVQVDVRQSNHEGHLIDWLHEAADSGVDAVILNAGGLTHTSVALRDAVAAIPTPVIEIHLSNPHARERFRHRSLIAGVCVGSISGFGASSYTLALDAAARL; encoded by the coding sequence ATGCGCACCATCCTCGTCCTGAACGGTCCCAACCTCAACCGCCTCGGTACCCGCGAGCCGGAGGTCTATGGCTCCGACACGCTCGACGACATCGCCGCCGGGCTGCACCAGCAGGCCTCCGGGCTCAATGTGCAGGTCGACGTCCGGCAGTCCAATCACGAGGGCCACCTGATCGACTGGCTGCACGAGGCGGCGGACAGCGGAGTCGATGCCGTGATCCTCAACGCGGGCGGCCTGACCCACACCTCCGTCGCGCTGCGCGACGCCGTTGCGGCCATCCCGACGCCGGTCATCGAGATCCATCTCAGCAACCCGCACGCCCGCGAACGCTTCCGCCATCGCAGCCTCATCGCCGGTGTCTGCGTTGGGTCCATCAGCGGCTTCGGCGCCAGCTCCTACACGCTGGCACTGGACGCCGCCGCCCGGCTCTGA
- a CDS encoding NADH:ubiquinone oxidoreductase subunit NDUFA12, whose protein sequence is MGILASIFTWWNGATLGTSIFTRRHGREVGRDEAGNVYFEHRKDPNRRWVIYNGSNDASRAPPQWQSWLRGQLGDVPDKSLPPARKFQKPGLPNLSGSDGTYRPAGSLSRGGKRPAATGDYQAWTPD, encoded by the coding sequence ATGGGAATCTTGGCGAGCATCTTCACCTGGTGGAACGGCGCTACCCTCGGCACCTCGATCTTCACGCGCCGCCACGGCCGTGAGGTCGGGCGCGACGAGGCCGGCAACGTCTATTTCGAGCACCGCAAGGATCCGAACCGGCGGTGGGTGATCTACAACGGCTCGAACGACGCCAGCCGGGCGCCGCCGCAATGGCAGAGCTGGCTTCGCGGCCAGCTTGGCGACGTGCCGGACAAGTCGCTTCCGCCTGCGCGCAAGTTCCAGAAGCCGGGCCTGCCCAACCTGTCAGGCAGCGACGGGACCTACCGCCCCGCGGGATCGCTGTCGCGTGGCGGCAAGCGGCCGGCGGCGACCGGCGATTACCAGGCCTGGACCCCGGACTGA
- a CDS encoding Xaa-Pro peptidase family protein, with the protein MLRANRLGAMLVESGASLDYYTGVQWWRSERLTGVVIPAEGDPIMVTPFFEQPSIAEQLEVPAEIRTWQEDDEPLKLVADFLRERKVAGQPVAFEETNRFFLGDRLAAQLPSARIVSANAVVRAQRMIKSPAELALMQAASDITIAAFRTALANLKPGMSGGDISAAIVAATKALGGDADGNLVLINEASALPHGSKKPHTLARGDLVLVDGGCSVHGYQSDISRTFIFAGKPSPEQRKVWGQVHRGQQIALAAARVGASAGSVDDAVRKAYTSWGYGPDYKLPGLSHRTGHGIGMEGHEPVNLVRGETTRLAPGMCFSNEPGLYLPGRFGVRLEDCFHMTPSGPKWFTTPPPSIDQPLG; encoded by the coding sequence TTGCTCCGCGCCAACCGCCTCGGCGCCATGCTGGTCGAGTCGGGGGCCAGCCTCGACTATTACACCGGAGTCCAGTGGTGGCGCAGCGAGCGGCTGACCGGGGTCGTCATTCCCGCCGAGGGCGACCCGATCATGGTCACCCCCTTCTTCGAGCAGCCCAGCATCGCCGAGCAGCTCGAGGTGCCCGCCGAAATCCGCACCTGGCAGGAAGACGACGAACCGCTGAAGCTCGTCGCCGATTTCCTGCGCGAACGGAAAGTCGCCGGCCAGCCCGTCGCCTTTGAAGAAACCAACCGCTTCTTCCTCGGCGATCGCCTCGCCGCGCAGCTGCCTTCCGCCCGGATCGTCAGCGCCAATGCCGTCGTCCGCGCCCAGCGGATGATCAAGTCGCCGGCCGAGCTCGCCCTGATGCAGGCCGCCAGCGACATCACCATCGCCGCCTTCCGCACCGCCCTCGCCAACCTCAAGCCCGGCATGAGCGGCGGCGACATCAGCGCGGCCATCGTTGCGGCCACCAAGGCGCTGGGCGGTGACGCCGACGGCAACCTCGTCCTCATCAACGAAGCCTCGGCCCTCCCCCACGGCTCCAAGAAGCCGCACACCCTGGCGCGGGGCGATCTCGTGCTGGTCGACGGCGGGTGCAGCGTGCACGGCTATCAGTCGGACATCAGCCGCACCTTCATCTTCGCCGGCAAGCCCAGCCCCGAGCAGCGCAAGGTCTGGGGACAGGTCCACCGCGGCCAGCAGATCGCGCTCGCCGCCGCACGGGTCGGCGCATCGGCCGGAAGCGTCGATGACGCGGTCCGCAAGGCCTACACGAGCTGGGGCTACGGCCCCGACTACAAGCTCCCCGGCCTGTCCCACCGCACCGGCCACGGAATTGGGATGGAAGGCCACGAACCCGTCAACCTCGTCCGCGGCGAAACTACTAGGCTCGCCCCCGGCATGTGCTTCTCGAACGAGCCCGGACTCTATCTCCCCGGGCGCTTCGGGGTGCGGCTGGAGGATTGCTTCCACATGACGCCAAGCGGACCGAAGTGGTTCACCACCCCGCCGCCCAGCATCGACCAGCCGCTGGGCTGA
- the accB gene encoding acetyl-CoA carboxylase biotin carboxyl carrier protein: MSDEHKQMRIDAGLVRELAELLSANELSEIEVEDGDRKIRVKRELTVAAAPVQHVVAAPQAASPAAAAPTASAADTASTPMEQAGELVRSPMVGTCYLSAEPGAPAFVGIGDTVKQGDTLLIVEAMKVMNPIVAPRAGKITQLLVANAQPVEFDQPLVVIE, translated from the coding sequence ATGTCTGACGAGCATAAACAGATGCGCATCGATGCCGGTCTGGTCCGCGAACTCGCCGAATTGCTGAGCGCCAACGAATTGTCCGAGATCGAGGTCGAGGACGGTGATCGCAAGATCCGGGTCAAGCGCGAGCTGACCGTTGCCGCCGCTCCGGTCCAGCACGTCGTGGCCGCGCCGCAAGCCGCTTCCCCGGCCGCCGCTGCACCGACCGCCTCCGCCGCCGACACCGCATCCACTCCGATGGAGCAGGCCGGCGAACTGGTTCGCTCGCCGATGGTCGGCACCTGCTACCTGTCCGCCGAACCCGGCGCCCCGGCCTTCGTCGGCATCGGCGACACGGTGAAGCAGGGCGACACCCTGCTGATCGTCGAGGCGATGAAGGTGATGAACCCGATCGTTGCTCCCCGCGCCGGCAAGATCACTCAGCTGCTCGTCGCCAACGCCCAGCCGGTCGAATTCGATCAGCCGCTGGTGGTCATCGAGTAA
- the aat gene encoding leucyl/phenylalanyl-tRNA--protein transferase, producing MSLPLDPDLVLRGYAAGIFPMADDRASDELFWVEPRTRALLQPDNFHLSRSLAKRLRSGRYRVTADREFAGVLLGCADRPQTWINGPIEAAMLALHARGQAHSVEVWQDDTLVGGVYGVVLGRAFFAESMFSRARDASKVALAFLMARLRVGHFTLCDCQFLTEHLASLGAVEIPRRTYVGLLGEALRSAGDPPRPDWGSLDGLLSSASAPACSGAPGKLIVQLLGQTS from the coding sequence ATGAGCCTTCCGCTCGACCCTGATCTCGTCCTGCGCGGCTATGCCGCCGGGATCTTCCCGATGGCCGACGACCGCGCCAGCGACGAGCTGTTCTGGGTGGAGCCGCGGACCCGGGCGCTCCTCCAGCCGGACAATTTCCACCTGTCGCGCAGCCTCGCCAAGCGGCTTCGGTCGGGGCGCTACAGGGTCACTGCCGACCGCGAGTTCGCCGGGGTCCTGCTCGGCTGCGCGGACCGCCCGCAGACCTGGATCAACGGCCCCATCGAAGCCGCCATGCTGGCCCTCCACGCCCGCGGGCAGGCCCATTCGGTCGAAGTCTGGCAGGACGATACGCTGGTCGGCGGGGTGTACGGCGTGGTGCTGGGCCGCGCCTTCTTCGCCGAAAGCATGTTCAGCCGCGCGCGCGACGCGTCAAAGGTGGCGCTGGCCTTTTTGATGGCGCGGCTGCGGGTCGGCCATTTCACCCTGTGCGACTGCCAGTTCCTGACCGAACATCTCGCCTCGCTCGGCGCGGTGGAGATCCCGCGCCGGACCTACGTCGGGTTGCTCGGCGAAGCGTTGCGCTCGGCCGGGGATCCGCCGCGGCCCGACTGGGGCTCGCTCGACGGGCTGCTGTCGTCCGCAAGCGCGCCGGCCTGCTCGGGCGCGCCGGGGAAGCTCATCGTGCAGCTCTTGGGCCAGACGTCGTAG